The nucleotide window GCCAAATGGACGCCGCGCGACGTGGTGATCCGGGTACGCGCCCCCTCCGGCGCCATGGTGGTGCTGGAGACGGTGCGCCTCGTGCCGGTGGCAGCGCAATGAGCCGGGCTTTCCCCCAGCGCGCGGCCACGGCCGGCTTCTCCCTCATCGAGGTGCTGGTGGCACTGACGCTCACCGGCCTCGTGCTTTCGGCGCTGGCCATGGTGACGGGCAAATGGCTGCCCAACTGGCAGCGCGGCCTTGCCCGCGTGGAGGCGAGCGAACTCATCGCCCTCGCCGTGGACCGCATGGCCGCCGACCTTGCCGCCGCCGAATTCGTGCCGGCCAATCTGACGGCCAAGCGCCCGCTGTTCGTGGGCACCTCCTCGTCCGTGCTCTTCGTGCGCACGGCGCTCGGCCCCAATGCAAAGCCGGGGCTGGAAATCGTGCAACTGGCGGCGGCCGGCGGCGGCGGGCTGGCGCGTAGCGCTGGGCTCTTCGCCCCGCGTCCGGCCGATGTCGGCCTGCCGCCGTTCGGGACGCCGGTTCAGCTCCTGGGCGCGGCCTATCGGGTCTCCTTCTCCTATGCCGGGCGGGACGGGGTGTGGCGCGACGGCTGGACCGACGCGGACACCCTGCCGCGCGCGGTGCGCCTGGTGATCCGCGAGGCACGCACCGGCCGCGCCCTCGATGCCTCCAGCGCGGTGGTGATCCGCGCCGAAGTTCCGGCGGTGTGCGTCACTGACGAAACCCGGCCCGTCTGCGCCAAGCCGCGCCCGGCTGGGGCAGGGCAGGGCGCACCGGATGCATCTGGCGAGGGGCGCGCGCCATGACCGCCATGTTCGCCGCGCCCGCTGCCGTGTCGTCACCGCGCGATCCCGCCGACGCGGACGGCACCTGCCACGCCGGGTTCATCCTGGTGGCGGTGCTGTGGATCCTCGCCGCACTCGCCACCCTCGCCACCGTCTATGCGGTCTACATCTCCAGCACCGCCACCGCTGCCGCGGTGCGTGACGACAGCCTCATCGCCCATGGCCTTGCCACGGCGGCGGTGGAGATCGCGGCCCTGCGCCTCATCGCCGTGCCGAAGGACAAGCGCCCGTCCAGTGGCGAGGTGGCGTTCCGGATGGGCAAGGCCAGCGTGAGCGCCAGCTTCGTGGGCGAGGCGGCGCGCATCGATCTCAATGCGGCTCCGAAGGACCTGCTCGCCGGGCTTTTTGTGGCGCTGGGCGCGCAGCCCGAGGCGGCGGCGGACTATGCCGATCGCATCCTCGGCTTCCGCACACCCTCCTCCGGCGATGGCGGACGGGAGGCCGGGCTCTATCGCGACGCCGGCCTCGACTACGAGCCGCGCGGCGCGCCCTTCGTGCATGTGGAAGAGATCTGGCGGGTGGTGGGCCTGCCGCCGGCACTGGTGGAGCGGGCACTGCCGCATCTCACGGTGTTCAGCGGGCGCGGCGAGATCAATGCGGCGGATGCCGATCCCGTGGTGCGTGCGGCGCTGGCCGGTGCGACACCGCCGGCTGCGGGCGGCGGCGAGGGCGGGCAAGCCGCGCCTGCCGTTCTGCCCGACACGATCCGCGAGGCGAGCGACGCGGTGCGGGTGCACATCATTATGGCGTTCGACAATGGGCGTCGCCGGGCGACGGAGGCCGTCATCCTGCTGCGCGACTTCGGCGATGACCCCTATCGGGTCTTGTCATGGCGCGAGGATGCCGACCTGCCGGCGGAGGCCCCGCCGCCGCGCCCGAAGGGGGAGCGCCGGCCATGACCCAGATGACGAAGCCATCTTCCTCTTCCGCCCTCTCGCTGGCGCGGTTCCTCGACGC belongs to Xanthobacter autotrophicus Py2 and includes:
- a CDS encoding putative general secretion pathway protein J (KEGG: nha:Nham_0736 putative general secretion pathway protein J), whose protein sequence is MSRAFPQRAATAGFSLIEVLVALTLTGLVLSALAMVTGKWLPNWQRGLARVEASELIALAVDRMAADLAAAEFVPANLTAKRPLFVGTSSSVLFVRTALGPNAKPGLEIVQLAAAGGGGLARSAGLFAPRPADVGLPPFGTPVQLLGAAYRVSFSYAGRDGVWRDGWTDADTLPRAVRLVIREARTGRALDASSAVVIRAEVPAVCVTDETRPVCAKPRPAGAGQGAPDASGEGRAP
- a CDS encoding putative general secretion pathway protein K (KEGG: bra:BRADO1299 putative general secretion pathway protein K); translation: MTAMFAAPAAVSSPRDPADADGTCHAGFILVAVLWILAALATLATVYAVYISSTATAAAVRDDSLIAHGLATAAVEIAALRLIAVPKDKRPSSGEVAFRMGKASVSASFVGEAARIDLNAAPKDLLAGLFVALGAQPEAAADYADRILGFRTPSSGDGGREAGLYRDAGLDYEPRGAPFVHVEEIWRVVGLPPALVERALPHLTVFSGRGEINAADADPVVRAALAGATPPAAGGGEGGQAAPAVLPDTIREASDAVRVHIIMAFDNGRRRATEAVILLRDFGDDPYRVLSWREDADLPAEAPPPRPKGERRP